From Toxorhynchites rutilus septentrionalis strain SRP chromosome 2, ASM2978413v1, whole genome shotgun sequence, a single genomic window includes:
- the LOC129764798 gene encoding uncharacterized protein LOC129764798, translating to MQWFRIATKTTGSDSTIRQYYESVWTKLVPFSSGWQWSEGVPWTRSRPCLGTMTSMRAENSWRKEKHSLFATTASSGNSRNLIHRTTITNGSKYWK from the exons ATGCAAT GGTTTAGAATTGCAACAAAAACAACTGGAAGTGATTCGACAATTCGGCAGTATTATGAGAGCG TTTGGACAAAACTCGTTCCTTTTTCCAGCGGCTGGCAATGGAGCGAGGGTGTTCCATGGACACGATCTCGTCCGTGCCTAGGCACGATGACGTCAATGAGAGCAGAAAATTCATGGCGAAAGGAGAAACAT TCTCTTTTCGCAACAACTGCGTCATCGGGAAACTCCCGGAACCTCATCCATCG GACAACCATCACCAACGGTAGCAAATACTGGAAATGA